From one Nonomuraea polychroma genomic stretch:
- a CDS encoding asparagine synthetase B family protein, protein MQFNVRPYVCGALGRIDTAILGKLTAAGPRVRPALQTAEAALFSSTPLPPYHRVGDSYAFAWGERRPTAVEDWITVAETYETPGLIGDADKVTLHTGALGLVDVYYVRQGDAVYFSSLIQPLLSLVPIAIDWAAWASIIQVTFPLGEATPYTEVKRLSGASALVWQHGRVTTERRLPRWLRTEPYEAWISPGEIVELLHQVYEDYDGRKLLVPVSGGYDSRLLASVAKARGFDVESWTTSPDDGTDTDIAFARSITKELGIPHRVVTQDAADYPRDAMEVARRLEYLTPHHAWYAPFAKEVHGAGRILVDGLAGGPLLKNFMVSGAALEARTQAERSAAVLGSLSLGAPSQPFLSKGAAQWMEETVREQFAAATSMLHGHRAELPLSVLHTRTVRGIARSAVNLVGPEASFAAPFIHPDFFDAALSVGVARKDKGRFYREVLYAANPRVAALPSTNVVKQPLQRVPLRSTAAPARIYAHGMLETVVNRVPGLLSEELHELIAGGPDALTRFNGWNDRFWVRGLVLFGLWLSDFENDLADLAAPF, encoded by the coding sequence GTGCAGTTCAACGTGCGGCCCTATGTCTGCGGCGCTCTCGGCCGGATCGACACCGCCATACTCGGCAAGCTGACCGCCGCCGGCCCGCGCGTGCGCCCGGCGCTCCAGACGGCCGAGGCGGCGTTGTTCAGCTCCACGCCGTTGCCGCCCTACCACCGGGTCGGCGACTCGTACGCGTTCGCGTGGGGCGAGCGCAGGCCGACCGCGGTGGAGGACTGGATCACGGTCGCGGAGACGTACGAGACCCCGGGCCTGATCGGCGACGCCGACAAAGTCACGCTGCACACGGGCGCGCTGGGGCTGGTGGACGTCTACTACGTGCGCCAGGGCGACGCGGTCTACTTCTCGTCGCTGATCCAGCCGCTGCTCAGCCTGGTGCCGATCGCGATCGACTGGGCGGCCTGGGCCTCGATCATCCAGGTGACGTTCCCGCTGGGCGAGGCGACCCCGTACACCGAGGTCAAGCGGCTGTCCGGGGCGAGCGCGCTGGTGTGGCAGCACGGCCGGGTGACCACCGAGCGGCGGCTGCCGCGCTGGCTGCGCACCGAGCCGTACGAGGCGTGGATCAGCCCGGGCGAGATCGTCGAGCTGCTGCACCAGGTCTATGAGGATTACGACGGGCGCAAGCTGCTCGTGCCGGTCAGCGGCGGCTACGACTCCCGATTGCTGGCGAGCGTGGCCAAGGCCAGGGGCTTCGACGTCGAGTCGTGGACGACGAGCCCGGACGACGGCACCGACACCGACATCGCCTTCGCCAGGTCGATCACCAAGGAGCTCGGCATCCCGCACCGGGTGGTCACCCAGGACGCCGCCGACTATCCGCGGGACGCGATGGAGGTGGCCCGCAGGCTCGAATACCTGACGCCGCACCACGCCTGGTACGCGCCTTTCGCCAAGGAGGTGCACGGCGCGGGCCGGATCCTGGTCGACGGGCTGGCCGGCGGCCCGCTGCTGAAGAACTTCATGGTCAGCGGCGCCGCGCTGGAGGCCAGGACCCAGGCGGAGCGCTCGGCGGCGGTGCTGGGCTCGTTGTCGCTCGGCGCGCCCTCGCAGCCGTTCCTGTCCAAGGGCGCCGCGCAGTGGATGGAGGAGACCGTGCGCGAGCAGTTCGCGGCGGCCACCTCCATGCTCCACGGCCACCGGGCGGAGCTGCCGCTGTCGGTTCTGCACACCCGGACGGTGCGCGGCATCGCGCGTTCGGCGGTCAATTTGGTGGGACCCGAGGCGTCGTTCGCGGCGCCGTTCATCCACCCGGACTTCTTCGACGCCGCGTTGTCGGTCGGCGTGGCGCGCAAGGACAAAGGCCGCTTCTACCGGGAGGTGCTCTACGCGGCCAATCCGCGGGTGGCCGCGCTGCCGTCCACGAATGTCGTCAAGCAACCACTCCAGCGGGTGCCGTTGCGGTCCACGGCCGCGCCCGCCCGAATTTATGCGCACGGCATGCTGGAGACTGTGGTCAACCGGGTTCCCGGCTTGTTGTCGGAGGAGCTGCACGAGCTGATCGCGGGTGGTCCCGACGCGCTGACCAGGTTCAATGGTTGGAATGACCGCTTCTGGGTGCGGGGGTTGGTACTCTTCGGACTCTGGCTGAGCGACTTCGAGAACGACCTCGCAGATCTCGCGGCACCGTTTTGA
- the treS gene encoding maltose alpha-D-glucosyltransferase, whose translation MINASPLPEPISEAFVSEDPAWYKRAVFYEVLVRGFKDSNGDGTGDLRGLIEKLGYLEWLGVDCLWLLPLYESPLRDGGYDISDYMKILPDFGDLGDFVQLIERAHERGLRIITDLVMNHTSDKHPWFQASRHDPEGPYGDFYVWSDNPGGYPDAPIIFIGAEESNWTYDPVRKQYYWHRFFHHQPDLNYDNPAVQEAMLEVLRFWLDLGIDGFRLDAVPYLFEREGTACAGLPETHAYLKKIRAEVDRLYPDRVLLAEANGWPEDVVEYFGDPTTGGDECHMAFHFPLMPRIYMAVKKETREPISEIMSLTPKLPENAQWGIFLRNHDELTLETVTEEERDYMHNEYAKDPRMRAYLGIRRRLAPLLDNDRDRIELFTALLLSLPGSPIIYYGDEIGMGDNIWLEDRDAVRTPMQWSPDRNAGFSTADPGRLYLPAVMDPIYGFQAVNVEAQQRHEGSLLHFTRKMLEIRRRHAVFGVGAYTEMWSSNPAVLTFVREEGDDVMLCVNNLSKFPQPVELDLRRFEGLVPVEARGGVPFPPIGELPYLLTLPGHGFYWFALKRAEAVVGAVSAT comes from the coding sequence ATGATCAACGCATCCCCATTGCCGGAGCCGATCTCCGAGGCGTTCGTCTCGGAGGATCCAGCCTGGTACAAGCGGGCGGTGTTCTACGAGGTGCTCGTCCGGGGGTTCAAGGACTCCAACGGAGACGGCACGGGCGACCTGCGCGGGCTGATCGAGAAGCTCGGCTATCTCGAGTGGCTCGGCGTGGACTGCCTGTGGTTGCTGCCGCTCTACGAGTCGCCGCTGCGCGACGGCGGCTACGACATCTCGGACTACATGAAGATCCTGCCGGACTTCGGGGATCTCGGGGATTTCGTCCAGCTGATCGAGCGAGCCCACGAGCGCGGCCTGCGGATCATCACCGACCTCGTGATGAACCACACCAGCGACAAACATCCCTGGTTCCAGGCGTCCCGTCACGACCCGGAGGGTCCGTACGGCGACTTCTACGTGTGGTCGGACAACCCTGGCGGCTATCCGGACGCGCCGATCATCTTCATCGGCGCCGAGGAGTCCAACTGGACCTACGACCCGGTGCGCAAGCAGTACTACTGGCACCGTTTCTTCCACCACCAGCCGGACCTGAACTATGACAACCCGGCGGTGCAGGAGGCCATGCTGGAGGTGCTGCGGTTCTGGCTCGACCTGGGCATCGACGGGTTCCGCCTGGACGCGGTCCCCTACCTGTTCGAGCGTGAGGGCACCGCGTGCGCCGGCCTGCCGGAGACGCACGCGTACCTGAAGAAGATCCGCGCCGAGGTGGACCGGCTCTACCCGGACCGGGTGCTGCTGGCCGAGGCCAACGGCTGGCCCGAGGACGTCGTGGAGTACTTCGGCGATCCCACCACGGGTGGCGACGAATGTCACATGGCCTTCCACTTCCCGCTCATGCCGCGCATCTACATGGCGGTCAAGAAGGAGACCCGCGAGCCGATCTCCGAGATCATGTCGCTCACGCCGAAGCTCCCGGAGAACGCCCAGTGGGGCATCTTCCTGCGCAACCACGACGAGCTCACGCTCGAGACGGTGACCGAGGAAGAGCGCGACTACATGCACAACGAGTACGCCAAGGACCCGCGCATGCGGGCCTACCTCGGCATCCGCCGGCGCCTGGCCCCGTTGCTGGACAACGACCGGGACCGGATCGAGCTGTTCACCGCGCTGCTGCTGTCGCTGCCCGGCTCGCCGATCATCTACTACGGCGACGAGATCGGCATGGGCGACAACATCTGGCTGGAGGACCGGGACGCGGTCCGCACGCCGATGCAGTGGAGCCCGGACCGCAACGCGGGATTCTCCACGGCCGACCCCGGGCGGCTCTACCTGCCGGCGGTCATGGACCCGATCTACGGCTTCCAGGCCGTCAACGTGGAGGCCCAGCAGCGGCACGAGGGTTCACTGCTCCACTTCACCCGCAAGATGCTGGAGATCCGGCGCAGGCACGCGGTGTTCGGCGTCGGGGCGTACACGGAAATGTGGTCGTCGAACCCGGCCGTGCTGACGTTCGTGCGCGAAGAGGGCGACGACGTGATGTTGTGCGTGAACAACCTGTCGAAGTTCCCGCAGCCGGTGGAGCTGGACCTGCGCAGGTTCGAGGGCCTGGTGCCGGTCGAGGCGCGCGGCGGGGTGCCGTTCCCGCCGATCGGCGAGCTGCCCTACCTGCTGACGTTGCCCGGCCACGGCTTCTACTGGTTCGCGCTGAAGCGCGCCGAGGCCGTCGTGGGGGCCGTCAGCGCGACGTGA
- a CDS encoding ABC transporter permease: MSASLAGSRWIKADLRARKGQAVLTVLAVAGIVAALITAATLLEDGTNPWRSLFAQTDGAHVWLYTKDSPRVALNGIDGVTQTAGPYRSAPVTVAQDGKKEPAALRAMPATTPAVAHPVVAEGKWLDATQPDGVVVERSFATALRLRVGAPFTVIALSGERHTLYVRGIADSAEQGFYPQWTPGLAYVLPAMLDRVEPMLGRSEWVTGLRLADPDATQVVAQRVVVMLEDELQRVYTWREVRAAMELDNRLLGTLLALFGVVGLVAAALALANAAGGRVLGQLRDLATLKSMGFTRGQVALLLLVEHGALGLLGVAIGAVAGWGVMALMLGATSVAPVPVLAIIGGTALVVLAAVGLPAWRGGRTPPIPDVPAAPPRGRLSRLARLALLVRLPPALVLGTRDAFTRRVPAFLTAFGLAVPMMMITIGLGVWATLDDFADHPEQVGQHASLYVRPGKLEAADAKRIAEQDRDVAAVYPGTDVNALAPGEARSVRVRAIGSSTAPYPFPVVEGRTYGRQGEAVAGQGLLDLLGVKIGDRVRLTVGGTPLIVRIVGRTVEPDQDGEVLSVGLDSLAAKDAVPPEFYALALKPGADQGEVRGRLLAESAESLDVQAAVNPADRLAVIRVVIVALIAVLTLIGLANLLTASALGLRDHAFDLAVLKAMGLTPRQVMATLVMGTGLLVVLGVGVGAAAGMSVVKGLIDLQGHTSGVGAGIGRAPSALTLAITVVTAVGTALAVALIPARRAARAQVPVTSR; this comes from the coding sequence ATGAGCGCCTCGCTGGCGGGGAGCCGGTGGATCAAGGCCGACCTGCGGGCCAGGAAAGGCCAGGCGGTGCTGACCGTGCTCGCCGTGGCCGGGATCGTGGCCGCGCTGATCACCGCCGCGACCCTGCTCGAGGACGGCACGAACCCGTGGCGGAGCCTGTTCGCCCAGACCGACGGGGCCCACGTCTGGCTCTACACCAAGGACAGTCCGCGGGTGGCGCTCAACGGCATCGACGGCGTGACGCAGACCGCGGGCCCGTACCGGTCGGCGCCCGTGACCGTGGCGCAGGACGGCAAGAAGGAGCCGGCGGCGCTACGCGCGATGCCCGCGACGACGCCGGCGGTCGCGCACCCCGTGGTGGCCGAGGGCAAGTGGCTGGACGCCACCCAGCCCGACGGGGTGGTCGTCGAGCGGTCGTTCGCGACCGCGCTGCGGCTCAGGGTCGGCGCGCCCTTCACGGTCATCGCGCTCAGCGGCGAGCGCCACACCCTGTACGTGCGCGGCATCGCCGACTCCGCCGAGCAGGGCTTCTACCCGCAGTGGACGCCCGGCCTGGCCTACGTCCTGCCGGCCATGCTCGACAGGGTCGAGCCCATGCTGGGCCGCAGCGAGTGGGTGACCGGGCTGCGCCTGGCCGACCCGGACGCCACCCAGGTCGTCGCCCAGCGCGTGGTCGTCATGCTGGAGGACGAGCTGCAGCGGGTCTACACCTGGCGTGAGGTCAGGGCCGCCATGGAGCTGGACAACCGGCTGCTCGGCACGCTGCTGGCGCTCTTCGGCGTGGTCGGGCTGGTGGCGGCCGCGCTCGCGCTGGCCAACGCGGCCGGCGGCCGGGTGCTCGGCCAGTTGCGCGACCTCGCCACGCTCAAGTCCATGGGCTTCACCCGGGGCCAGGTCGCGCTGCTGCTGCTGGTCGAGCACGGCGCGCTCGGGCTGCTGGGCGTCGCGATCGGCGCCGTGGCCGGCTGGGGCGTCATGGCGCTCATGCTCGGCGCGACGTCGGTGGCGCCGGTGCCCGTGCTGGCCATCATCGGCGGCACGGCTCTGGTGGTGCTCGCCGCCGTGGGCCTGCCCGCCTGGCGCGGCGGGCGTACCCCGCCGATTCCCGACGTGCCCGCCGCACCGCCGCGTGGCCGCCTGTCCCGGCTGGCCAGGCTCGCCCTCCTCGTACGCCTGCCGCCCGCCCTCGTCCTCGGCACCAGGGACGCCTTCACCCGGCGGGTGCCGGCGTTCCTGACGGCGTTCGGGCTGGCCGTGCCGATGATGATGATCACGATCGGTCTGGGCGTGTGGGCCACGCTGGACGACTTCGCCGACCATCCGGAGCAGGTGGGCCAGCACGCGAGCCTGTACGTCAGGCCGGGCAAGCTGGAGGCGGCCGACGCCAAGCGCATCGCCGAGCAGGACAGGGACGTCGCCGCGGTCTACCCGGGCACCGACGTCAACGCCCTGGCGCCGGGCGAGGCCCGCTCGGTCCGGGTGCGGGCCATCGGCAGCTCCACGGCACCGTACCCGTTCCCCGTGGTCGAGGGCCGCACGTACGGCCGCCAGGGCGAGGCCGTGGCCGGGCAGGGCCTGCTCGACCTGCTGGGCGTCAAGATCGGCGACCGGGTGCGGCTGACCGTGGGCGGCACGCCGCTGATCGTGCGGATCGTGGGCAGGACCGTCGAGCCCGACCAGGACGGCGAGGTGCTCTCGGTGGGGCTCGACAGCCTGGCGGCCAAGGACGCGGTGCCGCCCGAGTTCTACGCGCTCGCCCTCAAACCCGGTGCCGACCAGGGGGAGGTGCGCGGCAGGCTGCTGGCCGAGTCGGCCGAGAGCCTGGACGTGCAGGCCGCGGTCAACCCGGCCGACCGGCTGGCGGTCATCAGGGTGGTGATCGTGGCGCTGATCGCGGTGCTGACCTTGATCGGCCTGGCCAACCTGCTCACCGCCAGCGCGCTGGGCCTGCGCGACCACGCCTTCGACCTGGCCGTGCTGAAGGCCATGGGGCTGACACCGCGCCAGGTCATGGCCACGCTGGTCATGGGCACGGGCCTGCTGGTCGTGCTCGGTGTCGGCGTGGGGGCCGCGGCCGGCATGTCCGTGGTGAAGGGGCTGATCGACCTGCAGGGCCACACGAGCGGCGTGGGAGCGGGCATCGGCCGCGCGCCCTCGGCACTGACGCTGGCCATCACCGTCGTGACGGCCGTGGGCACGGCCCTCGCGGTCGCGCTCATCCCGGCGCGGCGCGCGGCCCGTGCCCAGGTGCCGGTCACGTCGCGCTGA
- a CDS encoding glycosyltransferase encodes MIPRIPHNDFGVLTPPALGAWEPTLTVTVVIPAHDRQETLDLTLAALSAQSYPERLLDVVVVDDGSATPLRLPDLAPARTKLISSPPGGWGRAWAVQAGLDAATGEVVFVLDADMVPHRHHVEAQLRWHHLAPYVVVLGWIDFTAAGELPSPEQVRRAVESGAENALFPLAAQRHEWAETIIHDHHGLRTAPSSLATRIHVGATVSYPAALLRSIGGMDTALVLAEDTELGYRLTQAGAVYVPEPESRAWHIGLPTAMRDFAALKRYNDPYVADRVPYRRYLRTDPGRQWLVQYVDATVPSGAYEDVRATVDALLASSIPDVGITITGPWHALTGDRRSPLRDPDLDLRLIHATFEHDPRVALASGPVTTGAPFRLQAPSGWVVSKDTLERLIEHMEEHDLGALRIALEESADGVTVARLDRTAALSRASLVATPDDDVDDLIDALFGVEWVDGETWGFNRRPAVYPPRKKPISEVARLTAAHEKEIALYRKRVAALRAEIGQLRREAGKNSRDAARWREKAESWRREAVRLARERNRTVLKRAVRRVRNLAFPDT; translated from the coding sequence ATGATCCCCCGGATCCCCCACAACGACTTCGGCGTGCTCACCCCGCCCGCCCTGGGCGCGTGGGAGCCGACGCTGACCGTCACGGTCGTCATCCCGGCCCACGACCGCCAGGAGACGCTGGACCTGACCCTGGCCGCCCTCTCGGCCCAGAGCTACCCGGAGCGCCTCCTCGACGTCGTCGTCGTGGACGACGGCAGCGCCACCCCGCTCCGTCTCCCCGACCTCGCCCCGGCCAGGACAAAGCTCATCTCCAGCCCGCCGGGCGGCTGGGGCCGGGCCTGGGCGGTGCAGGCGGGTCTGGACGCCGCGACCGGGGAGGTCGTGTTCGTCCTGGACGCCGACATGGTGCCGCACCGCCATCACGTGGAGGCCCAGCTCCGCTGGCACCACCTGGCCCCGTACGTGGTGGTGCTGGGGTGGATCGACTTCACCGCGGCCGGCGAGCTGCCCTCGCCCGAGCAGGTACGCCGGGCCGTGGAGTCCGGCGCGGAGAACGCCCTCTTCCCGCTCGCGGCCCAGCGGCACGAGTGGGCGGAGACGATCATTCACGATCACCACGGCCTCCGCACCGCGCCCAGCTCGCTGGCGACACGCATCCACGTAGGAGCCACGGTTTCGTACCCGGCCGCGCTGCTGCGCTCGATCGGCGGCATGGACACGGCGCTCGTGCTGGCCGAGGACACGGAGCTGGGCTACCGCCTCACCCAAGCCGGCGCGGTGTACGTCCCCGAGCCCGAGTCCCGTGCCTGGCACATCGGCCTGCCGACGGCGATGCGCGACTTCGCGGCGCTGAAGCGCTACAACGACCCGTACGTCGCCGACCGCGTCCCCTACCGCCGCTACCTGCGTACGGATCCCGGCAGGCAGTGGCTGGTGCAGTATGTGGACGCCACGGTGCCGTCCGGCGCCTACGAGGACGTCCGCGCCACCGTCGACGCCCTGCTGGCGTCCTCGATCCCCGACGTCGGCATCACGATCACGGGCCCGTGGCACGCATTGACCGGCGACCGCCGTTCCCCGCTCCGCGACCCTGACCTCGACCTGCGCCTCATCCACGCCACGTTCGAGCATGATCCGCGGGTGGCGCTCGCGTCCGGCCCGGTCACCACCGGCGCCCCGTTCCGCCTCCAGGCGCCGTCTGGGTGGGTCGTGTCCAAGGACACGCTGGAGCGCCTGATCGAGCACATGGAGGAGCACGACTTGGGCGCCCTCCGCATAGCCCTGGAGGAGAGCGCGGACGGCGTGACCGTGGCCCGGCTGGACCGGACCGCGGCCCTGTCCAGAGCCTCCCTGGTGGCGACCCCGGACGACGACGTGGACGACCTGATCGACGCCCTGTTCGGCGTGGAATGGGTGGACGGCGAGACCTGGGGCTTCAACCGCCGCCCGGCCGTCTACCCGCCGCGCAAGAAGCCGATCTCGGAGGTGGCCAGGCTCACGGCCGCGCACGAGAAGGAGATCGCCCTCTACCGCAAGCGCGTGGCCGCCCTCCGCGCCGAGATCGGGCAGCTGAGGCGGGAAGCGGGCAAGAACAGCAGGGACGCCGCCCGCTGGCGCGAGAAGGCCGAGTCCTGGCGCCGCGAGGCGGTCCGCCTGGCCCGCGAGCGGAACCGCACGGTACTGAAACGAGCCGTCCGCCGCGTCCGCAACCTCGCCTTCCCGGACACCTGA
- a CDS encoding anticodon-binding protein: MKLAGVLGEPPVPEGSWEREAVYVSAAALRRRVPADVLAERVRAVPGVADVEVRRDGFLRITVAVPGELLEAMEPVEIPEPAWPDFPRTWDNPGFVVRYGHVRACFVRRWARELGVPEAGFRPELLDDPRDRRVLRVLAELPGRAVSRDPGWETYLLRLALAYHDAHEHAPAVPRGDEPVTVMHTARVRLAQAVGEVLMGPERL, encoded by the coding sequence GTGAAGCTGGCCGGCGTGCTGGGGGAGCCGCCCGTGCCCGAGGGCTCGTGGGAGCGTGAGGCGGTGTACGTCTCCGCGGCGGCCCTGCGGCGTCGAGTGCCCGCGGACGTCCTCGCCGAACGGGTACGGGCGGTGCCCGGGGTCGCCGACGTCGAGGTGCGACGCGACGGCTTCCTGCGGATCACGGTGGCGGTGCCCGGCGAGCTGCTGGAGGCCATGGAGCCGGTCGAGATCCCGGAGCCGGCCTGGCCGGACTTTCCCCGCACGTGGGACAACCCTGGCTTCGTGGTGCGGTACGGGCATGTACGTGCCTGCTTTGTCCGGCGGTGGGCTCGGGAGCTGGGAGTGCCGGAGGCCGGCTTCCGGCCCGAGCTGCTCGATGACCCCCGCGACCGGCGGGTGTTGCGGGTGCTGGCGGAGCTGCCCGGACGGGCGGTCAGCAGGGATCCGGGGTGGGAGACGTACCTGCTGCGGTTGGCGCTGGCCTACCACGACGCCCATGAGCACGCGCCGGCCGTCCCCCGGGGCGACGAGCCGGTCACCGTGATGCACACGGCGCGGGTGCGGCTGGCGCAGGCCGTCGGGGAAGTGCTGATGGGGCCGGAACGGCTGTGA
- the lysA gene encoding diaminopimelate decarboxylase has product MSRFVHPAGDRHAEMLPHERPPQAPADLNRIDPAIWPRTSTRTDGALTVGGVDVRDLARDYGTPVYVLDEDDVRSRMRDYATAFAGSDVHYAGKAFLCKEIVRWLHDEGLGLDVASGGELAVALSVGFPPERITMHGNNKSVAELARALEAGVGHIVVDSFDEIARLGYLAEQQGKRPKVMIRVTTGVEAHTHEFIATAHDDQKFGLSLNAGTAAEAVRRVLALPQLELVGLHSHIGSQIIDTGGFEVAARRLAALLVQIKDEHDVVLPELDLGGGYGIAYVEGDEAPDIKELADGLREIVTKACVEAGLPVPRLTVEPGRGIVGPGGITLYEVGTVKDVEGLRTYVSVDGGMSDNIRTALYGAEYTAVLASRESTAEPMLSRLVGKHCESGDIIVRDCHFPADLAPGDLIAVAATGAYCRSLASNYNYLLKPAVVAVSRGAARVIVQGETEDDLLRGQL; this is encoded by the coding sequence GTGAGCCGATTCGTCCATCCTGCCGGGGACCGGCATGCCGAGATGCTGCCCCACGAGCGCCCGCCGCAGGCGCCCGCCGACCTCAACCGGATCGATCCCGCGATCTGGCCCCGAACGTCGACCCGGACCGATGGCGCGCTCACGGTCGGCGGTGTGGACGTCCGCGACCTGGCCCGCGACTACGGCACCCCGGTCTACGTCCTCGACGAGGACGACGTGCGCTCGCGCATGCGCGACTACGCCACGGCGTTCGCCGGCTCGGACGTGCATTACGCCGGCAAGGCGTTCCTGTGCAAGGAGATCGTGCGCTGGCTGCACGACGAGGGCCTCGGGCTCGACGTGGCCAGCGGCGGTGAGCTGGCGGTCGCACTCAGCGTCGGCTTCCCGCCCGAGCGGATCACGATGCACGGCAACAACAAGTCCGTCGCCGAGCTGGCCAGGGCGCTGGAGGCCGGCGTCGGGCACATCGTGGTCGACTCCTTCGACGAGATCGCCAGGCTCGGCTACCTCGCCGAGCAGCAGGGCAAGCGGCCCAAGGTGATGATCCGGGTGACCACCGGCGTCGAGGCGCACACGCACGAGTTCATCGCCACCGCGCACGACGACCAGAAGTTCGGCCTGTCGCTCAACGCCGGGACGGCGGCCGAGGCCGTGCGCCGCGTGCTCGCCCTCCCGCAGCTGGAGCTCGTCGGCCTGCACTCGCACATCGGGTCCCAGATCATCGACACGGGCGGGTTCGAGGTGGCCGCGCGGCGGCTGGCCGCGCTGCTCGTGCAGATCAAGGACGAGCACGACGTGGTCCTGCCCGAGCTGGACCTCGGCGGCGGCTACGGCATCGCCTACGTCGAGGGCGACGAGGCTCCCGACATCAAGGAGCTGGCCGACGGGCTGCGGGAGATCGTCACCAAGGCGTGCGTGGAGGCGGGCCTGCCCGTGCCCCGGCTGACCGTCGAGCCCGGCCGCGGCATCGTCGGCCCAGGCGGCATCACGCTCTACGAGGTCGGCACGGTCAAGGACGTGGAGGGGCTGCGCACCTACGTCAGCGTCGACGGCGGCATGAGCGACAACATCCGCACGGCGCTCTACGGGGCTGAATACACCGCCGTGCTGGCCAGCCGCGAGAGCACCGCCGAGCCCATGCTGAGCCGTCTCGTCGGCAAGCACTGCGAGAGCGGCGACATCATCGTGCGCGACTGCCACTTCCCCGCCGACCTCGCGCCGGGCGACCTGATCGCCGTGGCCGCGACCGGCGCCTACTGCCGATCGCTGGCCAGCAACTACAACTACCTGCTCAAGCCCGCCGTGGTGGCCGTCTCGCGTGGCGCAGCCCGGGTGATCGTGCAGGGTGAGACCGAGGACGACCTGTTGAGGGGGCAGCTGTGA
- a CDS encoding homoserine dehydrogenase, whose amino-acid sequence MKPLKVALLGCGVVGSQVIRLMHEQAGDLAARVGAPLELAGVAVRRLGRKRDVDVAPELFTTDAESLVARDDVDIVVEVIGGIEPARTLIVSALSRGKSVVTANKALLAEDGATLHEAARKGNGDLYFEASVAGAIPLLRPLRESLAGDHVKRVLGIVNGTTNYILDKMDSTGASFTDALEEAQTLGYAEADPTADVEGFDAAAKAAILASLAFHSRVPAAAVHREGITEITATDVASAKAMGYVIKLLAICARSDDGRSFGVRVHPAMIPRTHPLAGVREAYNAVFVEAESAGQLMFYGKGAGGAPTASAVLGDIVAVGRNRLAGTHGPEESTYADLAVHPMGETVTRCHVALDVADKPGVLARVAELFAKHDVSIQTVRQEGHGDDAQLVIVTHRATDAALSATMEGLRELDSVRAVASVMRVEGDD is encoded by the coding sequence GTGAAACCGCTGAAAGTGGCACTGCTGGGCTGCGGCGTCGTCGGCTCGCAGGTCATCAGGCTCATGCACGAGCAGGCCGGCGACCTGGCGGCGCGGGTCGGGGCCCCGCTGGAGCTCGCCGGGGTCGCGGTGCGCCGCCTCGGCCGCAAGCGCGACGTCGACGTGGCCCCCGAGCTGTTCACCACTGACGCCGAGTCGCTGGTCGCCCGCGACGACGTGGACATCGTCGTCGAGGTCATCGGCGGCATCGAGCCCGCCCGCACGCTGATCGTCTCCGCCCTGTCGCGGGGCAAGTCCGTGGTGACCGCCAACAAGGCCCTGCTGGCCGAGGACGGCGCCACCCTGCACGAGGCCGCCAGGAAGGGCAACGGCGACCTCTACTTCGAGGCCAGCGTCGCCGGGGCCATCCCGCTGCTGCGGCCGCTGCGCGAGTCGCTCGCCGGCGACCACGTCAAACGGGTGCTGGGCATCGTCAACGGCACCACCAACTACATCCTCGACAAGATGGACTCCACGGGCGCGTCGTTCACCGACGCCCTGGAGGAGGCGCAGACCCTCGGCTACGCCGAGGCCGACCCGACGGCCGACGTCGAGGGCTTCGACGCCGCCGCCAAGGCCGCCATCCTCGCGAGCCTCGCCTTCCACAGCCGCGTGCCGGCCGCCGCCGTGCACCGGGAGGGCATCACCGAGATCACCGCGACGGACGTGGCCTCGGCCAAGGCCATGGGCTACGTGATCAAGCTGCTGGCCATCTGCGCCCGCTCCGACGACGGCCGCTCGTTCGGGGTACGGGTGCACCCGGCCATGATCCCGCGGACGCATCCGCTGGCCGGGGTGCGGGAGGCGTACAACGCGGTCTTCGTGGAGGCGGAGTCGGCGGGGCAGCTGATGTTCTACGGCAAGGGGGCCGGCGGCGCGCCCACGGCCTCGGCCGTGCTCGGCGACATCGTGGCCGTCGGCCGCAACCGCCTGGCCGGCACGCACGGGCCCGAGGAGTCCACGTACGCGGACCTGGCCGTGCACCCCATGGGCGAGACCGTCACCCGCTGCCACGTGGCGCTGGACGTGGCCGACAAGCCCGGTGTGCTGGCCCGTGTCGCGGAGTTGTTCGCCAAGCACGACGTGTCCATCCAGACCGTGCGCCAGGAGGGCCACGGTGACGACGCCCAGCTGGTCATCGTCACCCACCGCGCCACCGACGCCGCCCTGTCGGCGACGATGGAGGGGCTGCGCGAGCTGGACAGCGTCCGCGCGGTGGCCAGCGTGATGCGCGTGGAGGGCGACGACTAG